The genomic region TTCCAAGTGCCTCTTGCCGGTGAACTATACTCTAATCCGTAAGTAAACGGAGAAAGGGAAGAGGCATTCTTTATTTTTATATGTGTTTCTGCCATGTCAGGATTTCTTAAATTAATCATACTTTTACTCTTTCTGATGAATTGCAGGCAGCTATAACAGATGAAGCAAGCTCTATATAAGATGCCGCCATGTCACTATCAGGGAATGCCTCGAGTACCGTTTTGCGTAGATTATCGGCTTTTTGAACCGTATTGCTAAATTCCAAAGTACCTATAATATCCGTCTTAATATCAATTGCCAGTTCTTTGACCTTTTCTTGTTCCTTATCAACATTTCTTTTATTTAAGATTATACCGCCAAGAGTTGCATATCCTCGTTCCTTAAAGTTTTCTACAGCCATGGCAATATTTGCTGCCGCATGGATAGCCATATTCTCGCCAGAGGTAACAATGATAACTTTCTCTGCATAACCTTCTCGAATTGGCATTGCAAAGCCTCCGCAGACAACATCTCCCAAGACATCATATATTACTACATCGGGTTTATAAATTTCAAAAGCATTTCGCTGTGCCAAAGCTTCAAAAGCCGTGATTATTCCTCTTCCCGCACATCCAAGCCCTGGCGTTGGGCCACCTGCTTCAACACAAAGAACGCCCTCGTATCCAACGGTCACCATCTCATCAAGGGTGACGGCGTTACCTTTACTTCGAATTAAATCCAGGACTGTGGAAACATTCTTTTTACCATGCAGATTGATTGTTGAATCTGCTTTTGGATCGCAACCAATCTGCATAACCGTAAGTCCATTCTTTGCAAATGCAGCTGATATATTGGATGCTGTTGTGGATTTTCCAATTCCACCTTTTCCGTATATGGCTATTTTTAACAAAATATTTTCTCCTTTCCTCTGACAGATTCGAGGTTTCTTAAAAGTGTCCCCAAAAAACGCGGTCCCCGTTATTGCGCCCCCCGCCAATTCCCCTATGTACCGCCTTGGCCTCGTTCTTTACCGTTATCCAGAATTCATCTCTAGGCATTTCTAGTATTTCAAGAACCTCCGACCTACTTGCTATTTCCATTTCTATTCTTCCCTATTCTTTTCCGGACAACAAAAAAACTCTCCGCGACAAAGGAAAGCTATAATTTTTACACATACATATATCACCACTCCCTCTTCAAATCAGAAATCTCTTTTTTGTCAGGTTGCTGTTTTTAAGAACAGACCATCCAAGAAACCTCGGAAAGCCTGAACCATTCAGTTGTATATTGCCTTGCTACATTATAGATTATACTCCTTTTGGTAATTATTTGTCAATCCTTATTTCTGCCAGCTTCCCTTACAGTATTATAAGAAATCTCAAGCAAACGAGCAATCGTCCTGTATGACATTCCGCTTTTATCAATCAGCTCAGCTATCAAGTCATTCATGACTCTTTCATTTCCTTTTATCTGATATGCTTCTATTATTTCATGTTTTGCGCA from Peptostreptococcaceae bacterium harbors:
- a CDS encoding AAA family ATPase, with protein sequence MLKIAIYGKGGIGKSTTASNISAAFAKNGLTVMQIGCDPKADSTINLHGKKNVSTVLDLIRSKGNAVTLDEMVTVGYEGVLCVEAGGPTPGLGCAGRGIITAFEALAQRNAFEIYKPDVVIYDVLGDVVCGGFAMPIREGYAEKVIIVTSGENMAIHAAANIAMAVENFKERGYATLGGIILNKRNVDKEQEKVKELAIDIKTDIIGTLEFSNTVQKADNLRKTVLEAFPDSDMAASYIELASSVIAACNSSERVKV